The Humulus lupulus chromosome 4, drHumLupu1.1, whole genome shotgun sequence genome has a window encoding:
- the LOC133832951 gene encoding uncharacterized protein LOC133832951 — MDDISKDGGDITLLVMVSEVNLVNSNPREWLIDTGSTWHICSDKILFKSFEQLTNGEKLFMGNSATSKIEGQGKVILKMTFGKELTLNNVLYISDIRKNLVSCSLLNKHGFHMVLESDKDQGLESEDKLRRRNRINTEKSFGLDFLIYLLKGEPQSFNEVVSSTKGSSWKESINNEI, encoded by the exons ATGGATGATATCTCAAAAGATGGTGGTGATATAACTCTATTAGTGATGGTGTCCGAGGTAAACCTAGTTAATTCTAACCCTAGAGAGTGGTTGATTGACACTGGTTCTACTTGGCATATATGCTCAGACAAGATTCTGTTCAAATCTTTTGAACAATTGACCAATGGAGAGAAACTATTTATGGGAAACTCTGCCACGTCTAAGATTGAGGGTCAGGGAAAAGTGATCCTGAAAATGACCTTTGGGAAAGAGCTAACTCTAAACAATGTGTTGTACATATCAGATATCCGTAAGAACCTTGTATCTTGTTCATTGCTGAACAAGCATGGATTTCATATGGTATTAGAGTCAGACAAG GATCAAGGACTAGAGTCTGAGGATAAACTTAGACGTAGGAACAGAATCAACACTGAAAAATCTTTTGGTCTAGATTTTCTGATATATTTGCTAAAaggtgaacctcaaagctttAATGAAGTTGTTAGTTCTACTAAAGGCTCTTCATGGAAAGAATCCATTAACAATGAAATTTAA